In Phocoena sinus isolate mPhoSin1 chromosome 10, mPhoSin1.pri, whole genome shotgun sequence, a single genomic region encodes these proteins:
- the LOC116760603 gene encoding IQ motif and SEC7 domain-containing protein 3-like produces the protein MESLLENPVRAVLYLKELTAIVQNQQSLIHTQRQRIDELERRLDELSAENRSLWEHQQLLQAVPPPGLVPPSPAPLPATQATAASGAQEQLRDHGQLPPTAPEKPPLQHHGQLLAQPQAGPSGRAHASQPPHHHPAGPGAVADKEKERPPSCCAAAGTLLQHKSPAALGKGVLSRRPE, from the coding sequence ATGGAGAGCTTGCTGGAGAACCCGGTGCGCGCCGTGCTCTACCTCAAGGAGCTCACGGCCATCGTGCAGAACCAGCAGAGCCTCATCCACACGCAGCGCCAGCGCATCGACGAGCTGGAGCGGCGGCTGGACGAGCTAAGCGCCGAGAACCGCAGCCTGTGGGAGCACCAGCAGCTGCTGCAAGCCGTGCCTCCGCCCGGGCTCGTCCCCCCGTCACCAGCCCCGCTGCCGGCCACCCAGGCCACCGCCGCCTCCGGGGCCCAGGAACAGCTCCGGGACCACGGACAGCTCCCGCCCACCGCGCCCGAGAAGCCCCCGcttcagcaccacggacagctCCTGGCGCAGCCCCAGGCGGGCCCCAGCGGCAGGGCTCACGCATCCCAGCCGCCCCACCACCACCCGGCGGGGCCAGGGGCCGTCGCCGACAAGGAGAAGGAGCGTCCCCCGAGCTGTTGCGCCGCTGCTGGAACCCTCCTTCAGCACAAATCCCCCGCCGCCCTCGGCAAGGGCGTCCTGAGCAGGAGACCCGAGTGA